From Rhodothermales bacterium, one genomic window encodes:
- a CDS encoding DUF5335 family protein — MSVKKLEKRVWKSYFNSLSKPYMHKERTDYAEIRVFSNDIGAQPETQWLPLEGITYDDRDDLLEVMVEHLDHLVFHPEEIYVDETTDGHVMTLEIVRKDGVKEIIELR, encoded by the coding sequence ATGTCGGTCAAAAAACTCGAAAAGCGCGTCTGGAAATCCTACTTCAATAGCCTTTCCAAACCGTACATGCACAAGGAACGGACGGATTACGCCGAGATCCGGGTCTTCTCCAACGATATCGGCGCACAGCCCGAAACCCAGTGGCTGCCGCTCGAAGGCATCACGTACGACGACAGGGACGATCTGCTCGAAGTGATGGTCGAGCACCTGGATCACCTGGTCTTCCATCCGGAAGAGATTTATGTCGACGAGACGACGGATGGCCACGTGATGACGCTCGAAATCGTCCGCAAGGACGGCGTAAAAGAGATCATCGAACTGCGTTGA
- a CDS encoding cytochrome c, with protein sequence MKSKPAQSLPHAGLWLAIALMTFTGCARREALDAKGTDFLASGQDTYAAHCASCHGADARGNGPASNLLEKPAPPLTMLREKYNGHFPVDELYSMIEGNDKVGAHGTRQMPVWGNIWSEKDGTPIRREIVDRRINELIEYLRSVQTE encoded by the coding sequence ATGAAATCGAAACCTGCCCAATCCCTCCCTCATGCGGGTCTCTGGCTCGCGATCGCGTTGATGACCTTTACGGGATGTGCCCGCCGGGAGGCGCTCGACGCGAAGGGGACCGACTTCCTCGCCAGCGGTCAGGACACGTACGCCGCCCACTGCGCGAGTTGCCACGGGGCGGATGCACGCGGCAACGGGCCGGCCTCCAACCTGCTCGAAAAGCCGGCGCCTCCGCTCACCATGCTGCGTGAAAAGTACAATGGCCATTTTCCGGTCGACGAACTGTACAGCATGATCGAGGGCAACGACAAGGTGGGCGCTCACGGCACCCGTCAGATGCCGGTCTGGGGCAACATCTGGAGCGAAAAGGATGGAACGCCCATCCGTCGCGAAATCGTGGATCGCCGCATCAATGAGTTGATCGAATATTTGCGGTCGGTTCAAACCGAGTAG
- a CDS encoding long-chain fatty acid--CoA ligase yields the protein MSAIVEFETLSQLFDRVTRFYAGQNRTALRYMDRKTKQWTDISWESLHEMVEAMAGYLHSRGVRKGDRVAILAENRPEWAIIDMATHYIGGVNVSLYTSLPASQVTYILKDSGATMFFVSTAIQLRKAEEAFEHCPDLAEVVTMSDMRADHPPYVRGWDAAMAEGKAYWATHKEELATLHEAVTADDLSALIYTSGTTGNPKGVMLTHRNLCSNAMSALNHVPFGPDDHHLSFLPLCHSFERTAGYTAIVAAGAKITYAESIDSVSRNLGDVKPTIMISVPRLFEKMYNLIAKQVEEGSSLKKKIFNWSIAAGKKAAVARNQKGRVGPILKLQQALGHKLVFARLHEKLGGNLRFAVSGGAALPKAIGEFFMAAGVNIIEGYGLTETSPVLTANPYREPRYGTVGQVIPDVTVGIQRIGTGEIIGQLSGQDYPSSLSTEEGEIVAKGPNIMKGYWNNPEATAEAIDADGWYHTGDVGKFVDGYLMITDRIKHMIVSAGGKNIYPGPIEEQFKTDPLIDQVMVIGEGREYLTALVVPAIDYLKAYAREQGIAYANEAELLANEAIKKLYVETFKTYSKTSAAHEKIRDFRFIAEPFTVENGMMTPTLKLKRKVIETEFKSTIEEMYGVFA from the coding sequence ATGTCTGCCATCGTTGAATTCGAAACGCTCTCGCAGCTATTCGACCGCGTTACCCGTTTTTATGCCGGTCAGAACCGCACGGCGCTGCGGTATATGGACCGAAAAACCAAGCAGTGGACCGACATCTCGTGGGAATCGCTCCACGAGATGGTGGAAGCGATGGCCGGCTATCTGCACAGCCGGGGCGTGCGCAAGGGCGATCGCGTGGCGATTCTGGCCGAAAACCGACCGGAATGGGCCATCATCGACATGGCGACGCATTACATCGGCGGCGTCAACGTATCGCTGTATACCTCGCTGCCGGCGTCGCAGGTGACCTATATCCTCAAGGACTCCGGCGCCACGATGTTTTTCGTGTCGACGGCCATCCAGCTGCGCAAGGCCGAGGAGGCGTTCGAGCACTGCCCGGACCTGGCCGAGGTCGTGACCATGAGCGACATGCGCGCGGATCATCCGCCCTATGTGCGCGGGTGGGACGCCGCGATGGCCGAAGGCAAGGCCTACTGGGCGACGCACAAAGAGGAGCTGGCCACCCTCCACGAGGCGGTTACGGCGGACGATCTGAGCGCGCTGATCTACACGAGCGGCACGACCGGCAACCCCAAGGGAGTGATGCTGACGCATCGCAACCTGTGCTCGAACGCGATGAGCGCCCTCAACCACGTGCCGTTCGGGCCCGACGACCACCACCTCTCGTTCCTCCCCCTGTGCCACTCGTTCGAGCGGACGGCCGGCTACACGGCCATCGTGGCCGCCGGCGCGAAGATCACCTATGCCGAGAGCATCGACTCGGTGAGCCGCAACCTGGGCGACGTGAAGCCGACGATCATGATCTCGGTGCCCCGGCTCTTCGAAAAGATGTACAACCTCATCGCGAAACAGGTCGAGGAAGGCTCTTCGCTCAAGAAAAAGATCTTCAACTGGTCCATCGCCGCCGGCAAGAAGGCCGCCGTCGCGCGCAATCAAAAGGGCCGGGTTGGCCCCATCCTCAAACTCCAGCAGGCGCTCGGGCACAAGCTCGTCTTTGCGCGCCTGCACGAAAAGCTCGGCGGCAACCTGCGCTTCGCCGTCTCCGGCGGCGCGGCGCTGCCGAAGGCGATCGGCGAATTCTTCATGGCCGCCGGCGTGAACATCATCGAAGGCTACGGCCTCACCGAAACGTCGCCCGTGCTGACGGCCAACCCGTACCGGGAGCCCCGCTACGGCACCGTCGGGCAGGTCATCCCCGATGTTACCGTGGGCATCCAGCGGATTGGCACCGGCGAAATCATCGGGCAGCTCTCCGGGCAGGACTACCCGTCCTCGCTGAGCACGGAAGAAGGCGAGATCGTGGCGAAAGGGCCCAACATCATGAAGGGCTACTGGAACAACCCCGAAGCCACGGCCGAAGCCATCGACGCGGACGGCTGGTACCACACGGGGGATGTCGGCAAATTCGTCGATGGCTACCTCATGATCACCGACCGCATCAAGCACATGATCGTGTCCGCCGGCGGCAAGAACATCTACCCCGGCCCCATCGAGGAACAGTTCAAGACCGATCCGCTGATCGATCAGGTGATGGTCATCGGCGAGGGCCGCGAATACCTGACGGCGCTGGTGGTGCCGGCGATCGACTACCTGAAGGCTTATGCCCGCGAGCAGGGCATCGCGTATGCGAACGAAGCCGAGCTGCTCGCCAACGAGGCCATCAAGAAACTCTACGTCGAGACCTTCAAAACCTACTCAAAAACGTCCGCGGCGCACGAAAAAATACGCGACTTCCGCTTCATCGCCGAGCCCTTTACCGTCGAAAACGGGATGATGACGCCGACGCTCAAGCTGAAACGCAAGGTCATCGAGACGGAGTTCAAAAGCACGATCGAGGAGATGTACGGCGTGTTCGCCTGA
- a CDS encoding quinone-dependent dihydroorotate dehydrogenase, translated as MYALFRPLLFRIDPEVAHLLGTGAARLAQSISPSLVKPLFNFEHPMLEQTLWGRSFPNPVGLAAGFDKNAHLVRFWSKVGFGFTEVGSVSARACEGNPRPRAFRLPADRALINRMGLNNDGAEEIARRLKKLPLESLPPLGINIVKTHDPDILGSGAIVDFRHSFRLLANLAHYIVLNISCPNTREGKTFEDPESLRTLLTAIMADRDEMRLRIPILVKLSPTFSRHVVYDSAIEETIAVAIECGVEGLIANNTAPDRDGLRTAPAELERIGGGGLSGAPLTPRTTRLVQYLYLKTGGSIPIIAVGGIDSPETAYANIRAGASLVQLYTGLVYRGPGVVKKIKRGLVRLLKQDGYAHLRDAIGVDSAMPANPITEDVLETVAA; from the coding sequence ATGTACGCCTTATTCCGTCCGCTTTTGTTTCGGATCGACCCGGAGGTCGCGCACCTGCTGGGCACCGGAGCGGCGCGTCTGGCGCAATCCATCAGTCCTTCGCTCGTCAAGCCGCTCTTCAACTTCGAGCATCCGATGCTGGAGCAGACGCTCTGGGGCCGAAGTTTTCCGAATCCGGTCGGGCTCGCCGCCGGCTTCGACAAAAACGCGCACCTGGTTCGTTTCTGGTCGAAGGTCGGATTCGGGTTCACGGAGGTCGGGTCGGTAAGCGCCCGCGCCTGCGAGGGCAACCCGCGTCCGCGCGCCTTCCGGCTGCCGGCGGACCGCGCCCTCATCAACCGGATGGGGCTGAACAACGACGGCGCGGAAGAGATCGCGCGCCGGCTCAAGAAGCTGCCGCTCGAATCCCTCCCTCCGCTGGGCATCAACATCGTCAAGACACACGATCCCGACATCCTGGGCAGCGGCGCGATCGTCGATTTCAGGCACAGCTTCCGGCTCCTCGCCAACCTGGCGCATTACATCGTCCTCAACATCTCGTGCCCCAACACGCGGGAGGGCAAGACGTTCGAGGACCCCGAATCGCTGCGGACGCTGCTGACGGCGATCATGGCGGACCGCGACGAGATGCGGCTCCGCATCCCCATCCTCGTCAAGCTGTCGCCTACCTTCTCGCGGCACGTCGTGTATGACAGCGCGATCGAGGAGACGATCGCCGTGGCGATCGAATGCGGCGTGGAGGGGCTCATCGCCAACAACACCGCGCCGGACCGCGATGGGCTGCGCACGGCGCCGGCGGAGCTGGAGCGCATCGGCGGCGGGGGCCTGAGCGGAGCGCCGCTCACGCCGCGGACCACGCGGCTCGTCCAGTACCTGTACCTCAAAACCGGCGGCAGCATCCCCATCATCGCCGTCGGCGGCATCGACTCGCCCGAAACCGCGTACGCGAACATCCGCGCCGGCGCCTCGCTCGTCCAGCTGTATACCGGACTCGTGTACCGGGGGCCCGGGGTGGTGAAAAAGATCAAACGGGGTCTGGTGCGCCTGCTGAAGCAGGACGGGTATGCCCACCTCCGCGACGCGATCGGCGTCGACAGCGCCATGCCGGCCAACCCGATCACCGAGGACGTCCTCGAAACCGTTGCCGCCTGA
- a CDS encoding peptidase S9, producing the protein MRTRGRLSVFAVLLIGLSLLAMPAEGQYFGKNKVQYDKFKFKVFETEHFEIYFYDETEEAIRDVAMMAERWYQRHSRTFLREFHEKKPLIFYANDADFHQTNAIGGQLGEGTGGVTESLKERVVMPLTGIYSETDHVLGHELVHSFQYDIGLSSTDSTRFALGVFPLWIIEGTAEYLSVGREDSHTAMWLRDAAMNDDLPTADQLTREPHKYFPYRYGQAYMAYIGGKYGDTAVTSLFKLGGRAGLDSAFVYALGIQADSLSKEWIQAVKDTYLPLVADRTPADSAGRRVLDKDGDGGRINLAPTASPDGRYVAFISERDLFNINLFIANAETGEVIQRLKNGPYDSHFDNIRFISSAGSWSPDGKKFAFIVFAEGDNQIQILDIDSGKVERRITVANVGAMQNTAWSPDGTTIAFSGIQGGISDLYLLDLETTSVRQLTDDRFADMQPTWSPDGAKIAFITDRGEGGTDFETLSYGKMRIGMVDVESGEIDTIVPFKNALHHNPQFSPDGQSLFFISDQDGFKDIYRYHLRTGDTFRITHLQTGVSGITALSPAMSVAAQSGRMMFTVFTDGEYPVYALEASETVGVPVQPLMAISENPEYSDQVITSLDGETSYPIAGILPPQRGVDEGLVGSYLSDPTTGLPLNPEYDVKDYGARLRLDFVAPPSVGVAVGGPFGGGVAGGVGFFFSDMLGNHNLTVVAQANGTFKDIGGQVSYLNQKNRFNYGAAAGHIPLLFGYIQQGFDPIYDGSGNIVGGVPTYDQVLQRIFIDQVDLLGNYPLSTTRRFELSGGFTRYAEDIEIRRYVATAGGLVQGERIQLNDQESDPVYFFQSGAAFVGDNSSFGFTSPVRGGRFRFSVSPNLGSDNYVRVMGDFRRYFLAKPFTFAVRGLHIGNYGANESTQTGTGTLNSSIFTRQYLGYPNYIGFVRGYNFNNFEPDECTPELQTTRNGDVSITGNCGETSRLFGTRIALASAELRTPLLGASDFGLINFPYLPTEITLFADAGLAWNSTDRFFDLLQWSEGRSTETFLITDDQGNQQQLDATVSRRVPVFSAGVSSRFNLFGYIVLEIFYAYPFQRPEKGAHFGFQLIPGW; encoded by the coding sequence ATGCGCACACGTGGTCGTTTGTCCGTTTTTGCCGTTCTACTGATCGGTCTGAGCCTGCTCGCCATGCCGGCCGAGGGCCAATATTTTGGCAAAAACAAGGTTCAGTACGACAAATTCAAGTTCAAGGTCTTCGAGACCGAGCACTTCGAAATCTATTTCTACGACGAGACCGAAGAGGCCATCCGCGATGTCGCGATGATGGCTGAACGCTGGTATCAGCGCCATTCGCGGACGTTCCTGCGCGAGTTCCACGAAAAGAAGCCGCTGATTTTCTACGCCAACGACGCGGATTTCCATCAGACCAACGCCATCGGCGGCCAGCTCGGCGAGGGCACGGGCGGCGTCACCGAATCGCTCAAGGAACGCGTCGTGATGCCCTTGACGGGTATCTACAGCGAGACGGACCACGTGCTCGGCCATGAGCTCGTCCACTCCTTCCAGTACGACATCGGGCTCTCCTCGACCGACAGCACCCGCTTCGCGCTCGGCGTCTTTCCGCTCTGGATCATCGAGGGCACGGCGGAATATCTTTCCGTCGGACGCGAGGATTCGCACACCGCCATGTGGCTACGCGATGCGGCGATGAACGACGACCTGCCCACCGCCGACCAGCTGACCCGCGAGCCGCATAAATATTTCCCCTACCGCTACGGGCAGGCCTACATGGCCTACATCGGCGGCAAATACGGCGACACGGCCGTGACCAGCCTCTTCAAGCTTGGCGGCCGCGCGGGGCTCGACTCGGCCTTTGTCTATGCCCTCGGCATCCAGGCCGACTCGCTGTCCAAGGAATGGATCCAGGCCGTCAAGGACACCTATCTGCCGCTGGTGGCGGACCGCACGCCGGCGGATTCGGCGGGCCGGCGCGTTCTCGACAAGGATGGCGACGGCGGCCGCATCAACCTCGCGCCCACGGCCAGCCCGGACGGACGCTATGTCGCCTTCATCTCCGAGCGCGACCTGTTCAACATCAACCTCTTTATCGCGAACGCGGAAACGGGGGAAGTCATCCAGCGGCTGAAGAACGGCCCGTATGACTCGCACTTCGACAACATCCGCTTCATCAGCTCGGCCGGCTCCTGGTCGCCCGACGGCAAGAAGTTCGCCTTCATCGTCTTCGCCGAGGGCGATAACCAGATCCAGATCCTCGACATCGATTCCGGCAAGGTCGAACGCCGGATCACGGTGGCGAACGTAGGCGCCATGCAGAACACCGCCTGGTCGCCGGACGGCACCACCATCGCGTTCTCCGGCATCCAGGGCGGCATCAGCGACCTCTACCTGCTCGACCTCGAGACCACCTCCGTGCGGCAGCTCACCGACGACCGGTTCGCGGACATGCAGCCGACATGGTCGCCGGACGGCGCCAAAATCGCCTTCATCACCGACCGCGGCGAGGGCGGCACCGACTTCGAGACGCTCTCCTACGGCAAGATGCGGATCGGGATGGTCGACGTCGAGTCCGGCGAGATCGATACGATCGTGCCGTTCAAGAACGCGCTGCACCACAACCCGCAGTTTTCGCCGGACGGCCAGAGCCTCTTCTTCATCTCGGATCAGGACGGTTTCAAGGACATCTACCGCTACCATCTGCGGACGGGCGACACGTTCCGGATCACGCATCTGCAGACCGGGGTGAGCGGCATCACGGCGCTCTCGCCGGCCATGTCGGTCGCGGCCCAAAGCGGCCGGATGATGTTCACCGTCTTCACCGATGGCGAATATCCCGTCTATGCGCTGGAAGCGTCGGAGACGGTAGGCGTGCCGGTGCAGCCGCTGATGGCGATCAGCGAAAATCCGGAATATTCAGATCAGGTGATCACCAGCCTCGACGGCGAAACCTCGTACCCGATCGCCGGCATCCTGCCGCCACAGCGCGGCGTCGATGAAGGCCTCGTCGGCAGCTACCTGAGCGATCCGACGACGGGGCTGCCGTTGAATCCGGAATACGACGTGAAGGATTACGGGGCACGGCTGCGGCTCGACTTCGTCGCGCCCCCGTCCGTCGGCGTAGCGGTGGGCGGACCGTTCGGCGGCGGCGTCGCCGGCGGCGTCGGGTTCTTCTTCAGCGACATGCTGGGCAACCACAACCTGACGGTCGTCGCCCAGGCCAACGGCACGTTCAAGGACATCGGCGGCCAGGTCTCGTACCTGAACCAGAAGAACCGCTTCAATTACGGCGCCGCCGCCGGCCACATCCCGCTGCTCTTCGGCTACATCCAGCAGGGCTTCGACCCGATCTACGACGGCAGCGGCAACATCGTGGGCGGCGTTCCGACGTACGACCAGGTACTGCAGCGCATCTTTATCGACCAGGTCGACCTCCTCGGCAACTACCCCCTCTCGACGACGCGGCGTTTTGAACTCAGCGGCGGCTTCACCCGGTATGCCGAAGACATCGAAATCCGCCGCTACGTCGCTACGGCGGGCGGTCTGGTGCAGGGCGAGCGGATCCAGCTCAACGACCAGGAGAGCGATCCGGTGTATTTCTTCCAGAGCGGCGCCGCGTTCGTCGGCGACAACTCGTCGTTCGGGTTTACGTCGCCGGTGCGCGGCGGTCGGTTCCGTTTCTCGGTATCGCCCAACCTCGGCAGCGACAACTACGTGCGCGTCATGGGCGACTTCCGGCGCTACTTCCTCGCCAAGCCGTTCACGTTCGCCGTCCGCGGGCTCCATATCGGCAACTACGGCGCCAACGAGAGCACGCAGACCGGGACGGGCACCCTGAACTCGAGCATCTTCACGCGGCAGTATCTGGGGTATCCGAACTACATCGGCTTCGTTCGCGGCTACAACTTCAACAACTTCGAACCCGACGAGTGCACGCCGGAACTGCAGACGACGCGCAACGGCGATGTCTCGATCACGGGCAACTGTGGCGAGACGAGCCGGCTCTTCGGAACGCGCATCGCGCTCGCCAGCGCGGAGCTGCGTACGCCGTTGCTGGGGGCCAGCGACTTCGGCCTGATCAATTTCCCGTATTTGCCGACGGAGATCACCCTTTTCGCCGACGCCGGCCTCGCGTGGAACAGCACCGACCGGTTCTTCGACCTGCTCCAGTGGTCGGAAGGCCGCTCCACCGAAACCTTCCTCATCACCGACGACCAGGGCAATCAGCAACAGCTGGACGCGACCGTTTCGCGCCGCGTGCCGGTATTCAGCGCCGGCGTTTCGAGCCGCTTCAACCTGTTCGGGTATATCGTGCTCGAAATCTTCTACGCTTACCCCTTCCAGCGTCCGGAGAAAGGCGCCCACTTCGGGTTCCAGTTGATCCCGGGCTGGTAG
- the mrdA gene encoding penicillin-binding protein 2 gives MEEHRLRVRIIVGSMLLMLLVLGIRLAQLQLVDANAYSGETQSIAVREKRVIPARGAIMDRNGLLMVDNEFTYTITITPRFFDESQIGLLAELLGVPDSTVQNRLREARAWSAFRPSPAFREVPFEVFSRLQENAHRLPGVWYDEEQKRRYLTPAHATHVLGYTREITRTELERRINSDYRQGDLIGKSGLEKSYEPMLRGDLGSELKLVNVHGLEVGGFREGAADLHPTSGYDLHLALDSRLQAFAESLFVNKRGAVVALDPNNGEILSMVSMPDLDPDVFARSMSAAEWQGLTASESTPLFNRATMSMMPPGSTWKPFMALMALQEGLITPDQKVYCAGGHPIGRGLRFKCLGVHGYVDVSTAILKSCNTFFFEMMRRADVNTFRRYANEFGFGTLVPSDIAEQTVGLIPDSAYYNRVYPRGWTVGYSMNLGIGQGDMGVTAMQLARYAATLATRGTVPVPHLVRYLHHPETDSTIVPPLEPTHRVPVDSAYFDIVRNSMHQLMEIGSGLYFKIPGISSAGKTGTAQAPGDQKSHSLFIMFAPFDAPKIAIAVIVENAGAGATQAGPIASLMAEHYLKGRVTPSPGRRWLMQRLVNDLHSEDL, from the coding sequence ATGGAAGAACATCGCCTTCGCGTGCGCATCATCGTGGGCAGCATGCTGCTCATGCTGCTCGTGCTCGGCATCCGTCTGGCGCAGCTCCAGCTGGTCGATGCCAACGCCTATTCCGGCGAGACGCAGAGCATCGCGGTGCGCGAAAAGCGGGTGATCCCGGCGCGCGGCGCAATCATGGACCGGAACGGACTGCTGATGGTGGATAACGAATTCACCTACACCATCACGATCACGCCCCGTTTCTTCGACGAATCCCAGATCGGTCTGCTCGCCGAGCTGCTCGGCGTGCCGGATTCCACCGTCCAGAACAGGCTCCGCGAGGCCCGCGCCTGGAGCGCCTTCCGCCCGAGCCCGGCCTTCCGTGAGGTGCCCTTCGAAGTCTTCAGCCGGCTCCAGGAAAATGCGCACCGGCTGCCGGGAGTCTGGTACGACGAAGAGCAGAAACGCCGCTACCTCACGCCGGCGCACGCAACGCACGTCCTCGGCTATACCCGCGAAATCACCCGCACCGAACTCGAGCGCCGAATCAACAGCGACTACCGCCAGGGCGACCTCATCGGTAAATCGGGGCTGGAAAAGAGCTACGAGCCCATGCTGCGCGGCGATCTGGGGAGCGAACTCAAGCTGGTCAACGTCCACGGCCTGGAAGTCGGCGGCTTCCGGGAGGGCGCGGCCGATCTCCATCCGACGAGCGGGTACGACCTCCACCTGGCCCTCGACAGCCGGCTTCAGGCCTTCGCCGAATCGCTCTTCGTGAACAAACGCGGCGCGGTCGTCGCGCTCGACCCGAACAACGGCGAGATCCTCTCCATGGTCAGCATGCCCGACCTCGACCCCGACGTCTTCGCCCGGTCCATGAGCGCCGCCGAGTGGCAGGGGCTCACCGCCAGCGAATCGACGCCGCTCTTCAACCGGGCCACGATGAGCATGATGCCGCCGGGGTCCACCTGGAAGCCGTTCATGGCGCTCATGGCCCTGCAGGAGGGGCTGATCACGCCCGACCAGAAGGTGTATTGCGCCGGCGGACACCCGATCGGGCGCGGCCTCCGGTTCAAGTGCCTCGGCGTGCACGGCTATGTGGATGTGAGCACCGCCATCCTGAAGTCGTGCAATACGTTCTTTTTCGAGATGATGCGCCGCGCCGACGTCAACACGTTCCGCCGGTACGCCAACGAATTCGGCTTCGGCACCCTCGTGCCCTCCGACATCGCCGAGCAGACGGTCGGGCTCATCCCGGACTCCGCCTACTACAACCGGGTGTATCCCCGCGGATGGACGGTCGGGTACTCGATGAACCTCGGCATCGGCCAGGGCGACATGGGCGTCACGGCGATGCAACTGGCCCGGTACGCCGCGACCCTCGCGACGCGCGGCACCGTGCCGGTTCCGCATCTGGTGCGCTACCTCCATCATCCGGAAACCGACAGCACCATCGTGCCGCCGCTCGAACCGACCCATCGCGTCCCGGTGGACAGCGCCTATTTTGATATCGTTCGGAACAGCATGCACCAGTTGATGGAGATCGGGTCGGGGCTTTATTTCAAGATCCCGGGGATCTCCAGCGCCGGCAAAACCGGCACGGCGCAGGCGCCGGGCGACCAGAAGTCGCACTCCCTCTTCATCATGTTCGCCCCGTTCGACGCCCCGAAGATCGCCATCGCCGTGATCGTCGAAAACGCCGGCGCCGGCGCCACCCAGGCCGGCCCCATCGCGAGCCTGATGGCGGAGCACTACCTCAAGGGTCGCGTGACGCCCTCGCCCGGCCGGCGCTGGCTGATGCAGCGCCTGGTCAACGACCTGCACAGCGAAGACCTCTGA
- the rodA gene encoding rod shape-determining protein RodA: MRAWYRNFDISLMLTWIGLVCVGLVAIYSSTRGGAQEYLLDSVRFNFNRQLIWGLLCAVGIGGALLLPVRFYQTIAYPFYGLTLALLVFALFAGYEVNGARSWLRLGPVQFQVSEFAKIGTLLAVAQYAGAKRIGVSPLRHGLYTILFILGPVFLIILQNDTGTALVFLAIIPLLLYWGGLPLTHVLLLVAPGVAGYLAIVYWPAAIGFTVLFMAALIVRKRGFIAVAVAAVTNGGIIALVKYAIDAVLKPHHVARLLSFTNPEAIEYRYTVGFHLVQSKAAIGSGGLWGKGFMEGTQTQGAYVPEQTTDFVFSVIGEEFGFLGSLVVLLLFGFLLMRLVVVAGHIKHPFGNTFVVGVAAFYLVHIFLNIGMTTGMLPVIGIPLPFISYGGSALITESMMLAVVLNLHLRRDDFSIYGY, translated from the coding sequence ATGCGCGCCTGGTACCGCAATTTCGATATCTCGCTCATGCTCACGTGGATCGGACTGGTCTGCGTGGGGCTCGTGGCGATCTATAGTTCGACGCGCGGCGGGGCGCAGGAGTATCTGCTGGACAGCGTGCGCTTCAACTTCAATCGCCAGCTGATCTGGGGACTGCTCTGCGCCGTCGGCATCGGCGGCGCGCTGCTGCTGCCGGTGCGGTTCTACCAGACCATCGCCTACCCCTTTTACGGGCTGACGCTGGCGTTGCTGGTCTTCGCGCTCTTCGCCGGCTACGAGGTCAACGGAGCCCGCTCCTGGCTCCGGCTCGGGCCGGTGCAGTTCCAGGTATCGGAGTTCGCCAAGATCGGGACGCTCCTCGCGGTGGCGCAGTACGCCGGCGCCAAGCGGATCGGGGTGAGTCCGCTGCGGCATGGGCTCTACACGATCCTCTTCATCCTGGGCCCCGTGTTCCTCATCATCCTCCAGAACGATACGGGCACGGCGCTCGTCTTTCTGGCGATCATCCCGCTGCTGCTCTACTGGGGCGGTCTTCCGCTGACGCACGTGCTCCTGCTGGTGGCCCCTGGCGTCGCCGGCTACCTGGCGATTGTATACTGGCCGGCGGCCATCGGCTTCACGGTGTTGTTCATGGCGGCGCTCATCGTCCGCAAGCGCGGCTTCATCGCCGTGGCCGTCGCGGCGGTGACCAACGGAGGCATCATCGCGCTCGTCAAATATGCCATCGATGCGGTGCTCAAGCCGCACCACGTGGCGCGGCTGCTGTCCTTCACCAACCCCGAAGCCATCGAGTACCGGTATACCGTCGGTTTCCACCTGGTGCAGTCGAAGGCGGCGATCGGTTCCGGCGGGCTGTGGGGCAAGGGCTTCATGGAAGGCACGCAGACGCAGGGCGCGTACGTGCCCGAGCAGACCACGGACTTCGTCTTCAGCGTGATCGGGGAGGAGTTCGGATTTCTGGGTTCGCTCGTCGTGCTGCTGTTATTCGGTTTTTTGCTGATGCGGCTCGTGGTCGTCGCCGGCCACATCAAGCATCCCTTCGGCAACACCTTTGTCGTGGGCGTCGCCGCGTTTTACCTCGTCCATATTTTCCTCAACATCGGCATGACCACGGGGATGTTGCCGGTCATCGGCATTCCGCTGCCGTTCATCTCCTACGGAGGATCGGCGCTCATCACGGAGTCGATGATGCTCGCCGTCGTCCTCAATCTCCACCTTCGGCGGGACGACTTTTCCATCTACGGGTACTGA